In one Fusarium falciforme chromosome 5, complete sequence genomic region, the following are encoded:
- a CDS encoding Putative phospholipase encodes MALPNSQPDLELNPLGEDTEEEEDDLSDPDLPLIMPDAAAAAPAPKPRWLDPRPSRWWSRWTSSPVVQRLWEKTKDIVRPRFTWRYVLCSVVGVYVLYCFVTWQPFFSSALPAYSGPHHVGAIDLEIPLDKPKRISETVLKGSREPAFELESVLFTLYYPAVKGARSKQSLHPWVPRPLSLTAQGYARAAGVDNFIMRPIFTFALWLLVGGIRIPARVDVPILGSNIEGTDADGEKFPVMIFSHGSVSSRTDYTHYLGELASRGHIVAALEHRDGSCPGSLVKVKDKKQREVILYRERDLISDPPMNDTVLKHEQLAFRTQEILETIRILQFVNAGNGWEVFKSNSREEGHALAAWAERLDFHHLTINGHSYGATGALQALKTANTTVANPAIGGIALDPGKSSGQLNTEVPVPLLVVHSNSWSKTHSIFFGRPHFDTVLDLVRGVRDKVGTAWFFTSMGTAHPSVTDAPLLQPLLLNFATRATADVRKALGEYVKVTIDFLDYTKTGERKGILKEDVTHEQYGKWVSDERRKSFSKDLAEYWEVHVCPKPQE; translated from the coding sequence ATGGCCCTGCCCAACAGCCAGCCAGATCTAGAACTAAACCCCCTCGGCGAAGAtacagaggaagaggaggacgatcTCTCGGACCCGGACCTTCCGCTAATCATGCCCGACGCTGCAGCTGCAGCCCCCGCCCCGAAGCCGCGGTGGCTCGACCCCCGGCCGTCCCGTTGGTGGTCCCGCTGGACGTCTTCGCCCGTCGTCCAGCGTCTGTGggagaagaccaaggacaTCGTGCGCCCTCGCTTTACCTGGCGTTACGTTCTCTGTTCCGTTGTTGGCGTTTACGTGCTGTACTGCTTCGTCACATGGCaacccttcttctcttcggcTCTGCCGGCATACTCGGGTCCGCATCACGTCGGCGCCATCGACCTCGAGATACCGCTTGATAAGCCCAAGCGCATCTCAGAGACCGTACTCAAAGGATCCAGGGAACCAGCCTTCGAGTTGGAAAGCGTCCTCTTCACCCTGTACTACCCGGCCGTCAAGGGCGCGCGATCCAAGCAGTCCCTCCACCCATGGGTCCCTCGTCCGCTGAGCCTCACGGCACAAGGATATGCCCGAGCCGCGGGCGTCGACAACTTTATCATGCGACCCATCTTTACGTTTGCCCTCTGGCTGCTCGTCGGAGGCATCAGGATCCCCGCGAGGGTCGACGTGCCCATACTCGGCTCCAACATCGAGGGCACCGATGCCGACGGCGAAAAGTTTCCCGTCATGATCTTCTCCCACGGCAGCGTCAGCTCGCGGACTGACTACACCCACTATCTTGGTGAGCTCGCGAGCCGTGGTCACATCGTCGCTGCGCTTGAGCACCGCGATGGCAGCTGTCCCGGGTCtctcgtcaaggtcaaggacaagaagcaaaGAGAGGTCATTCTCTACAGAGAGCGCGATCTGATATCCGACCCTCCCATGAACGACACCGTTCTCAAGCATGAGCAGCTTGCATTTCGCACCCAAGAGATCCTCGAGACCATCCGCATCCTCCAGTTCGTCAACGCCGGCAACGGCTGGGAAGTCTTCAAGTCCAACTCCCGCGAAGAAGGCCACGCCCTAGCAGCATGGGCAGAGCGCCTGGATTTCCATCACCTCACCATAAACGGCCACTCTTACGGCGCAACAGGCGCTCTTCAAGCTCTCAAGACGGCAAATACCACCGTCGCCAACCCAGCCATCGGCGGCATCGCCCTCGACCCAGGCAAGTCCAGCGGCCAGCTCAACACCGAAGTCCCAGTGccactcctcgtcgtccactCCAATTCATGGTCCAAAACGCACAGTATCTTCTTCGGACGCCCACACTTTGATACCGTTCTCGACCTCGTCCGTGGCGTTCGCGACAAGGTTGGCACTGCGTGGTTCTTCACCAGCATGGGGACAGCACATCCCAGCGTAACTGATGCACCGCTTCTGCAACCGCTTCTCCTGAACTTTGCCACACGAGCGACAGCAGATGTGCGCAAGGCTTTAGGAGAGTACGTCAAGGTGACAATAGACTTTCTCGACTATACAAAGACAGGTGAGAGGAAGGGGATTCTGAAAGAAGACGTGACGCATGAGCAATATGGCAAGTGGGTGAGTGAtgagagaaggaagagctTCTCTAAGGACCTAGCAGAGTATTGGGAGGTCCACGTATGTCCAAAACCTCAAGAATAG
- a CDS encoding Zn(2)-C6 fungal-type domain-containing protein: protein MFLTNQCDETRPACRLCTVSGRNCSFTSQALTQNPLSSSQDERPKSPVDSPSSSSGVTPAPEVTPIAPNSDDIINLAHMELLIHLTADKGVFNLGDDLQGTFSTLSIALKTGLEAPYLLYQLLAFSARHLAFLNPDRAPHYLHQAVTLQTRAVSLFNTTRPEVNRSNCVAILLFSVALGHHLLADSLCRREPGGLEGFLAHYVQCIEMNRSIYTIVRAAWPLLLESELEPILSWSSGNTSQPPRGNHCQRIKELIEKAEGLSQEEREACLTAINYLQLGFDALPDGANRFGMIFTWTMLAPPEFTNLLAIRRPEVLILLGYYALLLHYGRSMWQVGDAGVYILGLIEEYLGSEWHEWLEYPRSAIMKDLE from the coding sequence ATGTTTTTGACGAATCAGTGCGATGAAACTCGTCCGGCATGCCGTCTCTGCACCGTCTCTGGTCGTAACTGCAGCTTCACATCCCAAGCACTAACCCAGAACCCCTTGAGCTCTTCTCAAGATGAACGGCCAAAAAGTCCAGTCGACAGTCCAAGTTCGTCATCCGGTGTTACTCCAGCACCTGAAGTCACTCCCATAGCCCCAAACTccgacgacatcatcaacctggCCCATATGGAACTTCTAATCCACTTAACAGCCGACAAGGGCGTGTTCAACCTCGGCGATGACCTCCAAGGCACCTTCTCAACCCTGTCCATTGCTCTTAAGACGGGTCTAGAAGCTCCATATCTATTATATCAGCTGCTAGCCTTTTCAGCCCGCCATCTAGCCTTTCTCAATCCAGATCGCGCCCCTCACTACCTCCACCAAGCTGTCACCCTCCAGACCCGCGCCGTATccctcttcaacaccaccagaCCAGAAGTGAACCGCTCCAACTGCGTGgcaatcctcctcttctcggTGGCTCTTGGTCATCACCTTCTGGCCGACTCTCTTTGCAGGCGGGAACCAGGGGGCTTGGAAGGCTTCCTGGCTCATTACGTGCAGTGTATAGAGATGAACCGTAGTATCTATACTATCGTTCGTGCTGCATGGCCATTGCTGTTGGAGTCAGAGCTGGAACCGATCCTTTCATGGAGCTCCGGCAACACTTCACAGCCTCCGAGAGGCAATCACTGCCAACGCATCAAGGAGCTGATAGAAAAAGCAGAAGGTCTAAgccaggaggagagggaagcCTGTCTAACAGCGATCAACTACCTACAGCTCGGGTTCGACGCCTTGCCTGATGGGGCAAACCGGTTTGGGATGATATTCACATGGACGATGCTTGCACCGCCAGAGTTCACGAACCTGTTGGCAATCAGGAGACCCGAGGTTCTAATCCTTCTGGGCTATTACGCTTTGTTGTTACATTATGGAAGAAGCATGTGGCAGGTTGGCGATGCTGGAGTTTACATATTAGGTCTCATCGAGGAGTATCTCGGGTCCGAGTGGCATGAGTGGCTTGAATACCCACGATCAGCTATAATGAAAGACCTCGAATAG
- a CDS encoding NmrA domain-containing protein, whose protein sequence is MSSSRKVCVTAADGNTGFLIAEFILKHRDFSRKVSGVVGLALDPDSDHAKELKELGATIVRHEPGRLRVMIKALKETGCDTICLVPPAHEHKIEICEELARAAKKADIPNVCLISSAGCDYAERDKQPRLREFIDLESLVLESKGDTSTSTGTSACVIRQVIAGFYAENLLLYAPQAKEEGILPLPIGEKHKFAPVALGDVAHVAAHVLTGKGKHGFDDKHRGQMMVVTGPTLCAGKELAAAASKALGTELQFEHIAQAEAKKVLKTQSDIDQSEQQYILEYYSLVREGKTNYVATTAFHDVTGEHPTGTENFFQMYQSEMRPKKKAKHEHKG, encoded by the exons ATGTCGTCGTCGCGAAAAGTCTGCGTCACAGCCGCTGATGGAAACACGGGCTTCCTAATCGCCGAGTTTATCCTCAAGCATAGAGACTTTTCCAGAAAAGTCTCCGGCGTCGTCGGTCTGGCCTTGGACCCAGACTCGGACCATGCAAAGGAACTGAAGGAGCTGGGAGCCACCATCGTCCGTCATGAACCCGGCCGTCTCCGAGTTATGATAAAGGCCCTCAAGGAAACTGGATGTGATACCATTTGTCTGGTTCCGCCGGCTCATGAGCACAAGATTGAGATTTGTGAGGAGCTGGCGAGGGCGGCGAAGAAGGCGGATATTCCGAACGTTTGCTTGATTAGTTCGGCGGGTTGTGATTATGCAGAGAGGGATAAGCAACCTCGACTGAGGGAGTTTATCGATTTGGAGAGTTTGGTGCTCGAATCCAAGGGAGATACGAGCACGTCGACGGGAACCTCTGCTTGTGTTATCCGGCAAGTTAT TGCCGGGTTCTATGCTGAGAACCTGCTTCTCTACGCTCCGCAGGCTAAGGAAGAGGGTATTCTTCCACTCCCCATCGGCGAAAAGCACAAGTTTGCTCCAGTAGCGCTTGGT GATGTTGCCCATGTCGCTGCCCATGTACTCACAGGCAAGGGAAAGCATGGGTTCGACGACAAGCATCGAGGAcagatgatggtggtgactg GACCGACGCTCTGTGCAGGAAAGGagttggcagcagcagcaagcaaAGCCCTTGGAACCGAGTTGCAGTTTGAGCACATCGCCCA AGCGGAAGCGAAAAAGGTTCTCAAGACGCAGTCAGACATTGACCAGTCTGAGCAGCAGTACATTCTCGAGTACTATAGTCTTGTCCGTGAGGGGAAAACCAACTACGTCGCCACCACTGCCTTTCACGATGTGACTGGGGAGCATCCCACAGGGACAGAGAACTTTTTCCAGATGTATCAGTCTGAGATGCGACCGAAGAAAAAGGCCAAGCATGAGCACAAAGGATGA
- a CDS encoding Amine oxidase produces MSSRDGFSWTQEQGLKSGVPCIGAIQPPTNLNNASPDVFDVIVVGAGYCGLTASRDTSVSGLKVLLLEGRDRIGGRSWSSNMGGYPFEMGGTWVYWGQPNVWREILRYQMQDELEISYDFTGGVNQYFLAGPDGTQQFSHEEEDAIMDSGLRKLVNVDGDLGRRVIPYPHSAAFTPEALQYDKISVADRINEIKDSLTPNERIGVEAFVLLCSGGTLETTSLFEFLHWWALCEYSYDGCIRYLVKYKFRGGQSSFAIRFFREALASGNLTYSFNSPIASVKSTKDGVTVTTRGGQSYRAKKLISAMPLNVLNAVTFDPPLLQGKKTAADIGHVNQCIKVHAEIREKDLRSYTGISYPHNNLYYALGDGTTPAGNTHIVAFGGTHQHFHPEDNIDETKKALQGLVPMDIQRIVFHNWSRDEFAKGAWFFSAPGLLSNHLSDMRAQQGNIYFASSDWALGWRSFIDGAIEEGTRAAMSVRRDLVESPAKPKLA; encoded by the exons ATGTCTTCCAGAGATGGCTTTTCTTGGACGCAGGAGCAGGGTCTCAAGTCAGGTGTTCCCTGCATCGGTGCCATTCAACCTCCGACCAACCTCAACAATGCATCACCAGACGTCTTTGATGTAATTGTCGTTGGTGCAGGATACTGCGGACTCACAGCCTCTCGAGACACCTCTGTATCTG GCCTcaaggtcctcctcctcgaaggTCGCGATCGCATCGGCGGCCGCTCATGGTCATCCAACATGGGCGGATACCCATTCGAGATGGGCGGCACATGGGTCTACTGGGGCCAGCCTAACGTCTGGAGAGAGATCCTCCGATACCAGATGCaggatgagcttgagatCTCGTATGACTTTACAGGAGGTGTCAACCAATACTTCCTGGCTGGTCCTGACGGCACCCAGCAGTTTAGCCACGAAGAAGAG GACGCCATCATGGACTCTGGCCTCCGCAAGCTCGTCAACGTCGACGGCGACCTAGGCAGACGAGTCATCCCCTATCCCCACTCTGCCGCCTTTACACCCGAAGCCCTCCAATACGACAAGATCTCCGTCGCGGACCGTATCAACGAGATCAAAGACTCTCTAACACCCAACGAGCGCATCGGTGTTGAAGCCTTTGTTCTGCTCTGCAGCGGCGGTACCCTCGAGACAACCAGTCTTTTCGAGTTTCTACACTGGTGGGCTCTCTGCGAGTACTCGTACGACGGCTGCATTCGGTATCTGGTAAAGTACAAGTTTCGCGGTGGTCAATCAAGCTTTGCTATCCGCTTCTTCCGTGAAGCACTGGCCAGTGGTAACTTGACCTACTCCTTCAACTCGCCTATTGCCAGCGTCAAGAGCACAAAGGACGGCGTGACAGTAACCACTCGGGGAGGTCAGTCCTACCGAGCCAAGAAGTTGATCAGCGCCATGCCCCTCAACGTCCTGAACGCCGTCACCTTTGATCCTCCTTTGCTCCAGGGAAAGAAGACGGCTGCAGACATTGGACATGTCAACCAGTGTATCAAGGTTCACGCCGAGATTCGCGAGAAAGATTTGCGTTCCTACACTGGTATCAGTTACCCTCACAACAATCTCTACTACGCTCTTGGCGATGGAACCACACCAGCTGGTAACACCCATATCGTTGCTTTCGGTGGAACGCATCAGCACTTTCACCCTGAAGATAACATTgacgagaccaagaaggcccTGCAGGGGTTGGTTCCCATGGACATCCAGCGCATA GTCTTCCACAATTGGTCCAGGGACGAATTTGCAAAGGGCGCCTG GTTCTTCTCCGCCCCCGGCCTCCTTTCCAACCACCTCTCAGACATGCGAGCCCAGCAAGGCAACATTTACTTTGCAAGCTCAGACTGGGCTCTTGGCTGGCGAAGCTTCATCGATGGTGCGATTGAGGAAGGAACTCGCGCGGCCATGTCGGTTCGAAGGGACCTGGTTGAGTCTCCAGCGAAGCCTAAGTTGGCTTGA
- a CDS encoding F-box domain-containing protein — protein sequence MNCNGQPSTFPWHRLPREIQLDILSLLARVDQLAKCAAVCRDWQEYFENILFRKIIVHQRDLARLGEVSPCRTERIRHLWLRIELLPYDCSRCYNFGLQDHTRNGPIFQEALRKLFSVLHSWKGRNPSHPNSGLTLELSVHSPSDSQHQFQNFSFEDDDDNGKEADVCTIDDPNHGWVGGRRNFQPTAWAVTEVFGGVFGTLNIIPPGFYWPAPVVKHLLVRRQTRRRFGYSTLRHLMNCLPGLEAISLEFWRTDFRWQQDAWDQGFLKLGRLYLPKHVKRLAFFEDFDEDIDSMFAGPSFVGAEFVRTPNRALGASLAALQNQQSLCVSFIVDACDFFEALRHRRRDGAWRNLTHFSMTSILLQSQTPASKVQQLLMMAAFAACRFPSLEAMELWYGRRGEACLFRFSRNHDGAFKIFRTGTWELPLPPAVMEAWNRLSELRGGKGLMASDPKRIDRELIRSHGDAIHHLGLVSDVLHPVSLRQIRREAQSYGPSWR from the exons ATGAACTGCAACGGACAACCTTCGACATTCCCGTGGCATCGGCTTCCACGGGAAATACAGCTGGATATTCTGTCCCTTCTAGCCCGTGTCGACCAGCTTGCCAAGTGCGCCGCCGTCTGTCGAGACTGGCAAGAATATTTCGAAAACATTCTCTTTCGAAAGATCATCGTTCACCAGAGAGATCTTGCCCGACTTGGCGAGGTTAGCCCCTGTCGCACGGAGCGGATTCGACATCTCTGGTTACGCATCGAACTTCTCCCCTACGACTGCTCAAGATGTTATAATTTTGGTCTCCAAGATCATACAAGGAACGGCCCCATCTTCCAAGAAGCCCTCCGTAAACTGTTTAGCGTCCTCCACAGTTGGAAGGGACGTAACCCATCGCACCCAAATAGCGGGTTGACCTTGGAACTCAGTGTTCACTCTCCCAGTGATTCACAACACCAGTTCCAGAACTTTTCTTTcgaagatgatgacgacaatgGCAAAGAAGCCGATGTCTGCACCATTGACGATCCGAATCACGGCTGGGTCGGCGGACGGCGCAACTTCCAGCCAACAGCATGGGCTGTGACAGAGGTCTTTGGTGGTGTTTTTGGGACTCTCAACATTATCCCACCGGGGTTTTACTGGCCTGCACCGGTTGTCAAACATCTCCTTGTTCGTCGGCAAACGCGCCGTAGGTTTGGATACTCGACGTTGCGGCATCTCATGAATTGTCTCCCTGGGCTAGAAGCCATTAGCCTGGAATTCTGGCGAACGGATTTTCGATGGCAACAAGATGCTTGGGATCAAG GCTTCCTCAAGCTTGGGCGGCTCTATCTACCCAAGCACGTCAAACGGCTCGCTTTCTTCGAGGACTTTGATGAGGATATAGACTCCATGTTCGCTGGACCGAGCTTTGTCGGTGCAGAGTTTGTCAGAACTCCTAACCGAGCTCTTGGGGCCAGCCTGGCAGCATTGCAGAACCAGCAGAGCCTGTGTGTGTCCTTCATAGTCGACGCGTGCGACTTCTTTGAGGCGCTCCGTCACCGTCGACGTGACGGAGCATGGCGAAATCTCACCCACTTCTCCATGACTTCGATACTCCTCCAATCACAGACGCCCGCGTCGAAAGTTCAACAGCTTCTGATGATGGCAGCATTTGCTGCCTGTCGCTTTCCCAGCTTGGAGGCGATGGAGCTGTGGTATGGCAGGCGAGGAGAGGCGTGCCTGTTTCGTTTTAGTAGAAATCATGACGGCGCCTTCAAGATCTTTCGTACTGGTACATGGGAACTGCCACTACCTCCTGCTGTTATGGAAGCATGGAACCGACTTTCCGAATTGCGTGGAGGGAAAGGATTGATGGCGAGTGACCCCAAGCGAATTGACCGTGAACTCATACGGTCTCATGGCGATGCTATTCACCACTTGGGGCTCGTTTCGGATGTTCTTCATCCTGTATCGTTGCGGCAGATCAGGAGAGAGGCACAAAGCTATGGCCCAAGCTGGAGATAA
- a CDS encoding Zn(2)-C6 fungal-type domain-containing protein, producing the protein MSLAKRNNGCYECCKRRLKCDKTEPECLKCQKKGISCSGQGLRCRFSSHMVVNPRTPGTQTLNLASRPSAPQSSIVFNQPEKSYRWVDAGQRVKKGRVRRSQESEKSSSSSPEAVPDSASSSTDDSVSEVSDTPSERCSVIVPYAYQTPLRPAPDESSRPHTRMLFSHFANTVAPAMVVLDIFSNGYRDIILPLACQDEVLERAVSVVSAFHLAQKAPGLRPAAEAGHHAIVTKLRRDSFKLTPEQLFNPYTLATILVLLVGETITGADNYTYLLEMLNCLAQSPESIAALPQSLREFFLQQIKMFQLFGFPLSDERKGLNVLASPADDYLDFMSYPDLGPDSEHYANMELMRSAIHDACGIYRRRAESSLSQDESIHLIEQMRQKVLGLDCSTKGAHALVWTYFIAAAESTLPEHREFFSGRLKSLYQVTGFGSIPVALQALKTIWSMQGTRRWTEIVSTDTPILIM; encoded by the exons ATGTCGTTGGCTAAAAGAAACAATG GATGCTACGAATGCTGCAAGCGGCGCCTCAAGTGCGACAAGACAGAGCCAGAATGCCTCAAGTGCCAGAAGAAGGGCATCTCCTGCTCCGGCCAGGGTCTACGGTGTCGCTTCAGTAGCCACATGGTCGTGAACCCCAGGACGCCAGGCACTCAGACGCTGAACCTCGCATCGAGGCCTAGTGCACCTCAGAGCAGCATCGTTTTCAATCAACCTGAAAAGAGCTATCGCTGGGTTGATGCTGGACAACGTGTCAAGAAGGGACGCGTTAGGAGATCCCAGGAGTCTGAGAAGTCTTCTTCTAGCAGCCCCGAAGCTGTGCCAGATTCGGCGTCTTCAAGCACTGATGACAGTGTGTCCGAGGTGTCAGACACACCATCCGAGAGATGTAGCGTCATCGTTCCTTATGCATATCAAACTCCCCTTCGTCCAGCACCGGACGAATCTTCCCGTCCTCATACGAGAATGCTCTTCAGTCATT TCGCCAACACCGTAGCCCCAGCCATGGTTGTACTAGACATCTTCAGCAACGGCTACCGAGACATCATCCTCCCCCTCGCCTGCCAAGACGAAGTTCTTGAACGAGCCGTCTCAGTTGTATCCGCTTTCCATCTAGCACAGAAAGCCCCAGGACTTCGGCCTGCAGCGGAAGCAGGTCATCACGCCATCGTTACAAAGCTCCGCAGGGATTCTTTTAAGCTCACTCCGGAGCAACTATTTAACCCATATACTCTAGCGACAATCTTGGTCCTTCTCGTTGGCGAAACCATCACAGGCGCCGACAACTACACCTATCTTTTGGAGATGCTCAACTGTCTCGCCCAGTCTCCGGAATCCATTGCCGCACTTCCACAAAGCCTCAGGGAGTTTTTCTTGCAGCAGATCAAGAT GTTCCAACTCTTCGGATTTCCCCTCTCAGATGAGAGAAAAGGACTCAATGTTCTCGCTAGCCCAGCCGACGACTACCTCGACTTCATGTCATATCCAGATCTCGGCCCAGATTCAGAGCACTACGCCAACATGGAGCTCATGAGATCAGCCATCCACGACGCCTGCGGGATATACCGAAGGCGCGCCGAATCCTCGCTCAGCCAAGACGAGTCCATCCACTTGATAGAGCAGATGCGGCAAAAAGTCCTCGGACTGGACTGTAGCACCAAAGGCGCTCACGCTCTTGTTTGGACATACTTCATCGCAGCTGCAGAGAGTACTCTTCCAGAACATCGAGAGTTCTTCTCTGGGCGGTTGAAATCGCTTTACCAGGTCACAGGTTTTGGTAGTATCCCTGTTGCGTTGCAAGCACTCAAGACTATCTGGTCTATGCAGGGCACTCGGAGATGGACCGAGATTGTTAGCACCGACACCCCCATATTGATCATGTAA
- a CDS encoding NADH-ubiquinone oxidoreductase 9.5 kDa subunit — protein MSAAPLFWSTPLKYCRWAARERPALFWSVIIGAAGPISMPIVPPIRYYFGDIDAPPVPVTYPIPSGPRKQLTGYDDE, from the exons ATGTCTGCCGCTCCTCTCTTCTGGTCGACTCCCCTCAAGTACTGCCGCTGGGCAGCCCGCGAGCGTCCCGCCCTCTTCTGGTCCGTCATTATCGGCGCCGCCGGTCCCATCTCCATGCCCATCGTGCCTCCGATCCGATACTACTTTGGCGACATTGATGCGCCTCCGGTTCCCGTCACCTATCCTA TTCCCTCTGGTCCCCGGAAACAGCTGACCGGCTACGACGACGAGTAA